One window from the genome of Hypanus sabinus isolate sHypSab1 chromosome 16, sHypSab1.hap1, whole genome shotgun sequence encodes:
- the LOC132406008 gene encoding outer dense fiber protein 3-like protein 2 isoform X2 — MEANTEKTYPTIAARERVYHTECSPGPRYYIDPKITRFGRSGTPSYSMSGRAKTCDLSQKPGVPGPGAYNPERTLHLSKHRSPAFSMGFRTRYRKLDTVPAPNSYTLPSLMGPKVPTKPSSASFSVTGRTRGEDLSRTPGPGRYSRTDPNVFLRKQPAYSMLGRHDLPTYYTQAPGPGAHNPEKVTINKPSIPAFSLGMRHSEFVTPLIVDISD; from the exons ATGGAAGCTAACACTGAGAAAACGTATCCCACAATCGCAGCCCGGGAGAGAG TGTATCACACCGAATGCAGTCCAGGTCCCCGGTATTACATTGACCCAAAGATCACACGCTTCGGCAGAAGTGGAACTCCCTCATACTCCATGTCGGGTCGAGCGAAaacttgtg ATCTTTCTCAGAAGCCAGGAGTACCAGGACCAGGTGCCTATAACCCAGAGAGAACACTCCACCTCAGCAAGCACAGATCACCAGCTTTCTCAATGGGATTCAGAACTAGATATCGAAAGCTGGACACAGTGCCGGCCCCTAATAGCTACACACTTCCATCCCTAATGGGGCCGAAGGTTCCTACCAAGCCTTCCAGTGCTAGTTTTTCAGTTACTGGGAGGACAAGAGGAGAGGATCTATCCAGAACCCCAGGGCCTGGCCGGTACAGTCGTACTGACCCGAATGTTTTCCTACGCAAACAACCAGCTTACTCAATGCTGGGTCGGCATGACTTGCCCACTTATTATACGCAGGCGCCAGGACCTGGAGCACACAACCCTGAAAAAGTGACCATCAATAAGCCCAGTATCCCTGCCTTTTCCCTGGGAATGCGGCACTCGGAATTTGTGACCCCTCTGATCGTTGACATTTCCGATTGA
- the LOC132406008 gene encoding outer dense fiber protein 3-like protein 2 isoform X1 has translation MEANTEKTYPTIAARERGPGPGRYGLPPAIGFVGHDLTKHTNPAYTFGRKHSSVLYHTECSPGPRYYIDPKITRFGRSGTPSYSMSGRAKTCDLSQKPGVPGPGAYNPERTLHLSKHRSPAFSMGFRTRYRKLDTVPAPNSYTLPSLMGPKVPTKPSSASFSVTGRTRGEDLSRTPGPGRYSRTDPNVFLRKQPAYSMLGRHDLPTYYTQAPGPGAHNPEKVTINKPSIPAFSLGMRHSEFVTPLIVDISD, from the exons ATGGAAGCTAACACTGAGAAAACGTATCCCACAATCGCAGCCCGGGAGAGAG GGCCCGGACCAGGAAGATATGGATTACCTCCTGCCATTGGGTTCGTGGGACATGATCTTACCAAACACACAAATCCAGCTTACACTTTCGGGAGAAAACACAGCAGTGTAT TGTATCACACCGAATGCAGTCCAGGTCCCCGGTATTACATTGACCCAAAGATCACACGCTTCGGCAGAAGTGGAACTCCCTCATACTCCATGTCGGGTCGAGCGAAaacttgtg ATCTTTCTCAGAAGCCAGGAGTACCAGGACCAGGTGCCTATAACCCAGAGAGAACACTCCACCTCAGCAAGCACAGATCACCAGCTTTCTCAATGGGATTCAGAACTAGATATCGAAAGCTGGACACAGTGCCGGCCCCTAATAGCTACACACTTCCATCCCTAATGGGGCCGAAGGTTCCTACCAAGCCTTCCAGTGCTAGTTTTTCAGTTACTGGGAGGACAAGAGGAGAGGATCTATCCAGAACCCCAGGGCCTGGCCGGTACAGTCGTACTGACCCGAATGTTTTCCTACGCAAACAACCAGCTTACTCAATGCTGGGTCGGCATGACTTGCCCACTTATTATACGCAGGCGCCAGGACCTGGAGCACACAACCCTGAAAAAGTGACCATCAATAAGCCCAGTATCCCTGCCTTTTCCCTGGGAATGCGGCACTCGGAATTTGTGACCCCTCTGATCGTTGACATTTCCGATTGA